One Gloeobacter morelensis MG652769 DNA window includes the following coding sequences:
- the rimP gene encoding ribosome maturation factor RimP, protein MNPRDIVEQVTALAEPVAEQLGLQLVAVAYQTHTKPATLRVDIRHPTEGTGLDDCEKMSRALEALLDTRDDLIIGAYNLEVSSPGVERVLTTDREFIAFRGFAVMVRTFGPVDGKKQWEGRLLERDGENIYLTVAGRRVALPRPQVARVQLVQSRP, encoded by the coding sequence ATGAATCCCCGCGACATTGTCGAGCAGGTGACGGCCTTGGCTGAACCGGTTGCCGAACAACTGGGTCTGCAACTGGTGGCGGTCGCTTACCAGACCCACACCAAACCGGCCACCCTGCGGGTGGATATCCGCCATCCCACCGAAGGAACCGGGCTTGACGACTGCGAGAAGATGAGCCGCGCCCTCGAAGCGCTGCTGGACACCCGCGACGATCTCATCATCGGCGCTTACAATCTCGAAGTCTCCAGTCCCGGCGTCGAGCGGGTACTGACCACCGACCGCGAATTTATCGCCTTTCGGGGTTTCGCGGTGATGGTCAGGACCTTCGGCCCGGTGGATGGCAAAAAACAGTGGGAGGGTCGTTTGCTCGAGCGCGACGGTGAAAACATCTACCTCACCGTCGCCGGCCGGCGCGTCGCGCTGCCCCGCCCCCAGGTGGCGCGGGTGCAGCTGGTGCAGTCGCGCCCTTGA
- a CDS encoding tetratricopeptide repeat protein has translation MLSRKVPQVAVAYVTLCWGVLQFVDWLSERYALAPALTDFFFYLVVLLTPSVLTVAYFRGGDEPHWTWLEKIGVPVNLAVAGAVLWLTFQGQELGSINQTVTLQDSSGRTVERQVPKSAFRKRLALFFFENTSGNPKLDWLQQGIPIVLATDLSQDLYLGLQDSYNLADRIRRAGFSYRDVLALGLERQIAKYQRLDYIVTGTVTKTGDRFSIRVDLYETERVKRLARRTYQGTNLFELVDDMSVQLKRDLDLPAQHIDSIADFPVAEVLTRSLTALEHFTLARNLADFDGNYPAALEQFDRATAADPSFATAYLEQIGSSLLAAKIDQAERHYEKGQQYAFKLIERYQFFLRTWIWLKGQPEEALQAIEKWVALYPDDLQAHLRLARHHMNTAQRDRAIATLRRILELDPETSSYLLQMGQLEQQNGRYAEALRLFEQFGDREERRSTAYQYMADTYRLQGRFEQARSLYRQSLTLDDNNTGAQLGLASLASSIGEFSGALEFNRLAQANSRTAEQKENAYANLITHHSLRHQWQKVVPLIPQFLPTKDGLINSLLNQAFILDGYVLAGRQDMAFAALKRMQAQVGSSPLLSTFIQMGYLKVYLALEDVARAEPLIPQIEATLHRYSLDYLIDAIGLERRRGEIAELRKDYKQAVQFYQRHLKRNPSGEGESLAGIGRCYRLLGDPTNAKASLAKALQVIPALPEAHYELAEIALAEGDRTTAHKEIQYTLQVLEGADPSDKLLIKAKALSGRLISPAPAVQ, from the coding sequence TTGCTTTCGCGCAAGGTGCCCCAGGTGGCGGTGGCCTATGTGACGCTCTGCTGGGGTGTCCTGCAATTTGTCGACTGGCTGAGCGAACGCTACGCCCTGGCACCCGCCCTCACCGACTTTTTTTTCTATCTGGTGGTCCTGCTCACTCCGAGCGTGCTGACTGTCGCTTACTTTCGCGGGGGCGATGAACCCCACTGGACATGGTTGGAAAAAATCGGCGTTCCGGTCAACTTGGCGGTAGCCGGGGCAGTGCTCTGGTTGACGTTCCAGGGCCAGGAACTGGGCAGCATCAACCAGACGGTCACCCTTCAAGACAGCTCCGGGCGCACCGTCGAGCGGCAGGTGCCCAAAAGCGCCTTTCGCAAGCGCCTGGCGCTATTTTTCTTCGAGAACACCAGCGGCAACCCGAAACTCGATTGGCTGCAACAGGGCATTCCGATTGTCCTTGCTACGGATCTTTCCCAGGATCTTTATCTGGGCTTGCAGGACAGTTACAACCTGGCCGACCGGATCCGGCGGGCGGGGTTTTCGTATCGGGATGTGCTGGCCTTAGGCTTGGAACGGCAGATCGCCAAGTATCAAAGACTCGATTACATCGTCACCGGCACCGTGACCAAAACCGGGGATCGGTTTTCCATCCGTGTAGATCTTTACGAGACCGAGCGGGTCAAACGCTTGGCCCGCCGCACCTACCAGGGAACGAACCTGTTTGAGCTAGTTGACGACATGTCGGTGCAACTCAAGCGCGACCTTGACTTACCTGCCCAACACATCGATTCGATCGCCGATTTTCCGGTGGCCGAGGTGCTTACCCGCTCGCTCACCGCCCTGGAACACTTCACCCTGGCCCGAAACCTTGCCGATTTCGACGGCAATTACCCGGCGGCATTGGAGCAATTCGACCGGGCGACCGCGGCGGACCCTAGCTTTGCCACTGCCTATTTGGAGCAGATTGGAAGCTCCTTGCTGGCTGCCAAGATCGATCAGGCCGAACGTCACTATGAAAAAGGACAGCAGTACGCCTTCAAGCTGATCGAGCGATACCAGTTTTTTCTGCGGACCTGGATCTGGTTAAAGGGGCAGCCGGAGGAAGCACTACAGGCTATTGAGAAGTGGGTCGCCCTCTATCCGGACGATCTCCAGGCACATCTTCGCCTTGCCCGGCATCACATGAACACCGCCCAGCGGGACCGGGCCATCGCTACGCTGCGACGGATTCTTGAACTTGATCCCGAAACATCCAGCTATCTGCTGCAAATGGGCCAGCTTGAGCAGCAAAACGGACGCTATGCAGAAGCTCTACGGCTTTTTGAGCAGTTCGGCGACCGCGAGGAACGCCGGTCCACAGCCTACCAATACATGGCGGATACCTATCGGCTGCAGGGGCGATTCGAGCAGGCTCGCTCCTTGTACCGGCAATCTCTGACCCTCGATGACAACAATACCGGGGCTCAGCTCGGGTTGGCATCGCTGGCAAGCAGTATAGGCGAATTTTCCGGGGCGCTTGAATTTAATCGCCTTGCCCAGGCCAACAGTCGGACCGCCGAACAGAAAGAGAATGCCTACGCAAATCTGATCACACACCATAGCCTGCGGCACCAGTGGCAAAAGGTTGTTCCGCTAATCCCCCAATTCCTGCCGACCAAAGACGGTCTCATCAACTCCCTTCTCAACCAGGCATTCATCCTCGATGGTTATGTACTGGCCGGGCGGCAGGACATGGCCTTTGCCGCCTTGAAGCGGATGCAGGCTCAGGTGGGATCCAGTCCGCTGCTGTCGACATTCATCCAGATGGGCTACCTGAAGGTTTACTTGGCCCTCGAAGATGTCGCCCGAGCCGAGCCGCTCATTCCCCAGATCGAAGCCACACTGCACCGCTACAGCCTGGACTATCTGATTGATGCGATCGGCCTGGAGCGCCGCCGTGGGGAAATCGCTGAACTGCGCAAGGACTACAAGCAGGCTGTGCAGTTCTATCAGCGGCACCTGAAGAGAAATCCCTCCGGTGAAGGCGAGAGCCTTGCTGGCATCGGTCGCTGTTACCGGTTGCTGGGCGATCCGACGAATGCGAAGGCTTCCCTTGCGAAGGCTTTACAGGTGATCCCGGCTCTGCCGGAGGCGCACTACGAACTGGCGGAGATTGCCCTGGCTGAAGGGGATCGCACTACCGCCCACAAAGAAATTCAGTACACCCTCCAGGTACTCGAAGGGGCCGACCCGTCCGACAAGCTGCTCATCAAGGCAAAGGCGCTTTCCGGCAGGCTAATCTCCCCTGCCCCGGCCGTACAGTAG
- a CDS encoding aminotransferase class I/II-fold pyridoxal phosphate-dependent enzyme translates to MATTPLWDALRAVALASGTGFHTPGHNGGAGLPPALKHWPDWGRLDLSELAGLDNLHAPTGVIAHAQALAAAAWEAEHSWFLVNGATAGIQAMLLAALGEGQKVLVPRNCHRSIVHALALSGAVPVFVQPVWDEYWQLAHGLTAAAVAETLAIHPDIRAVVAVHPTYFGAVGETRAIARVAHAKGIALLVDAAHGAHLRFHPDLPECALAAGADLVVHSAHKTLPALTQAALLHQQGTLVDPARVETAVQLVQTTSPSYLLMASLDLARAHMVRHGCEQLGHTLKMAHRLRHPLPFAVLGGDGTAGFDPTRLVIDVGGQGWSGHAAETWLEQNAQVRAEMATHRHLVFILNSAHTEIDGEHLQAALLALATAQPTGATPPDLLPPPLPELRYSPREAFGRSHRSVPLAAAAGLTSAADVCTYPPGVPVLLPGEVVAAQSVEYLRAAIAAGAETVGIDGRGHIRVTVD, encoded by the coding sequence GTGGCGACCACTCCACTCTGGGATGCGCTGAGGGCAGTCGCTCTAGCCTCGGGCACGGGCTTTCACACCCCGGGCCACAACGGCGGAGCGGGCCTGCCGCCAGCCCTCAAACACTGGCCCGATTGGGGCCGTCTGGACCTGAGCGAACTCGCAGGACTCGACAACCTGCACGCTCCCACCGGGGTGATCGCCCACGCGCAAGCGCTCGCAGCGGCAGCCTGGGAAGCGGAGCATAGCTGGTTTCTCGTCAACGGTGCGACCGCCGGGATCCAGGCGATGCTGCTTGCGGCCCTCGGGGAGGGGCAGAAGGTGCTCGTGCCCAGAAACTGCCACCGGAGTATCGTGCACGCCCTGGCGCTGAGCGGCGCGGTGCCGGTATTCGTCCAACCGGTGTGGGACGAATACTGGCAATTGGCCCATGGCCTCACGGCGGCGGCAGTGGCAGAAACCCTGGCCATCCACCCGGACATCCGGGCGGTGGTGGCGGTGCACCCGACCTACTTTGGGGCGGTGGGCGAGACGCGGGCCATCGCCAGAGTCGCCCACGCAAAAGGGATTGCGCTGCTGGTCGATGCCGCCCACGGCGCCCATCTGCGCTTCCATCCGGACTTGCCCGAGTGCGCCCTCGCTGCGGGAGCGGACCTGGTCGTCCACTCCGCCCACAAGACGCTGCCCGCCCTCACCCAGGCGGCACTCCTGCACCAGCAGGGCACCTTGGTGGACCCGGCACGGGTGGAGACGGCTGTGCAGCTGGTGCAGACCACCAGTCCGAGCTACTTGCTAATGGCCTCGCTCGATCTGGCCCGCGCCCACATGGTCCGCCACGGCTGCGAGCAGCTCGGGCACACCCTGAAGATGGCCCATCGACTGCGACACCCACTGCCCTTCGCCGTGCTCGGGGGCGACGGAACTGCTGGCTTCGATCCGACCCGCCTGGTCATTGACGTGGGTGGGCAAGGCTGGAGCGGTCACGCCGCTGAGACCTGGCTGGAGCAAAACGCCCAGGTGCGCGCGGAGATGGCCACCCACCGCCACCTGGTCTTCATCCTCAACAGCGCCCACACCGAAATCGACGGCGAGCACCTGCAAGCAGCCCTTCTGGCCCTGGCAACGGCCCAGCCGACCGGGGCAACGCCGCCGGATCTGCTGCCACCGCCGCTTCCGGAGCTGCGCTATTCACCGCGCGAAGCTTTTGGCCGCTCCCACCGGAGCGTTCCCCTGGCCGCGGCAGCCGGACTGACCAGTGCGGCCGATGTCTGTACCTACCCGCCCGGGGTGCCGGTGCTGCTGCCGGGCGAAGTGGTTGCCGCCCAGAGCGTCGAATACCTGCGCGCCGCCATCGCCGCTGGGGCCGAGACAGTCGGGATCGACGGGCGCGGACACATCCGGGTCACTGTTGACTAA
- the nusA gene encoding transcription termination factor NusA yields MSMIHLPGVNQQIETISRQRNLPKHAVKEALIEALKKGYERFRKTYRDPRENSEEMAFDNFIVELDTDREGFRVLATKTIVDTVSDSDQEIALTEVREVAPDAEPGGTVVVDVTPEKGDFGRMAAIQTKQVLSQKLRDQQRKLIQEEFRELEGTVLQARVMRFEGRSVICAVSSGFGQNEVEAELPKNEQLPNEPYRIGSAFKVFLRKVWEGSRRGPQLLVSRADAGLVVYLFANEVPEIEDEIVRIVAVAREANPPSRTVGPRTKIAVDTLERDVDPVGACIGARGSRIQAVVNELRGEKIDVIRWSPDPATYISNALSPARVIQVRLVDPDARQAHVIVPDDQLSLAIGKEGQNVRLAARLTGWKIDIKKASEYSAEAAYS; encoded by the coding sequence GTGTCGATGATTCATTTGCCCGGTGTCAATCAACAGATTGAAACTATCAGCCGGCAGCGGAATTTACCCAAGCACGCCGTCAAAGAGGCGCTCATCGAGGCGCTCAAAAAAGGTTACGAGCGCTTTCGCAAGACCTACCGCGACCCGCGCGAAAATAGCGAGGAGATGGCCTTCGACAACTTCATCGTCGAACTGGACACCGACCGCGAGGGGTTTCGGGTGCTGGCCACCAAGACCATCGTCGATACGGTGAGCGATTCCGACCAGGAAATCGCCCTGACCGAGGTGCGCGAAGTGGCCCCGGACGCCGAACCCGGCGGCACGGTGGTAGTCGATGTCACCCCCGAAAAAGGCGACTTCGGCCGCATGGCCGCCATCCAGACCAAGCAGGTGCTCTCCCAAAAACTGCGCGACCAGCAGCGCAAGCTCATCCAAGAAGAGTTCCGCGAACTGGAAGGCACAGTATTGCAGGCGCGGGTGATGCGCTTCGAAGGCCGCTCGGTGATCTGTGCGGTCTCCAGCGGCTTCGGCCAGAACGAAGTGGAAGCGGAACTGCCCAAGAACGAACAGCTCCCCAACGAACCCTACCGCATCGGCTCGGCGTTTAAGGTCTTCCTGCGCAAAGTCTGGGAAGGTTCGCGCCGCGGCCCGCAGCTACTTGTCTCCCGCGCCGACGCCGGGTTGGTGGTGTACCTGTTTGCCAACGAAGTGCCCGAAATCGAAGATGAGATCGTCCGCATCGTGGCGGTGGCCCGCGAGGCGAACCCGCCCTCGCGCACCGTCGGCCCGCGCACCAAGATCGCGGTAGATACGCTCGAGCGCGACGTAGACCCGGTAGGAGCCTGCATTGGGGCGCGCGGCTCGCGCATCCAGGCGGTCGTCAACGAACTGCGCGGCGAAAAGATTGACGTCATCCGCTGGTCTCCCGACCCGGCCACCTATATCTCCAACGCCCTCTCGCCGGCGCGGGTGATCCAGGTGCGCCTGGTGGACCCGGACGCGCGCCAGGCCCACGTCATCGTCCCCGATGATCAGCTCTCGCTCGCCATCGGTAAAGAGGGCCAGAACGTCCGGCTTGCCGCCCGCCTCACCGGTTGGAAGATCGACATCAAAAAGGCGAGCGAGTACAGCGCGGAGGCCGCCTATTCCTGA
- a CDS encoding cation:proton antiporter: MEAALHSFLYFAAATAQSGPIKPLGHHEVLLLLLQLALLLFAARGLGELMRRIDLPPVVGELLAGVVLGPSVFGFLLPALQSEIFPKSQIQSDLISVVSWLGVLFLLIATGLETDLNLIVSKGKTALLISLGGIVVPFATGFGLGMLLPENFLAQPSERFVFSLFIATAMSISAIPVIAKVLMDLKLIRRDIGQVTLAAGMTDDTIGWILLSVVAGLASSGKLDLTAALSSIGGAVIFLGVAFTIGRTLVAQLLRLVDDWIGGVPAQLTIVLVVALAAAALTHQLGIEAALGAFVTGILVGQAPRFSREAGHTLEVFTAAFLAPIFFAVAGLKVNLLQLLEPQTLLIGALVLFIACFGKFVGVYIGARVGGLGHWEGLALGSGMNARGAMEIIVATIGLSLGVLNQQMYSIIVMVAIVTSLMAPPLLRWTLSKVKMGDEEARRLQMEEMASRSFVKSVRRVLLPTRGGANVQLAAQLVSHMAQQNELEVTALFAECGDRPVGGKSRAAVVAPESSAETAFAAVADEMSLPKALQTRVESGRDPAEVILREAAKGYNLLVMGATEQRFADGTLFNSIVDRVVQEAPCATMVVKSHLPQPEGDHCTIALQEIRHILVPTIGTEYSKHAVEVASTIAAQTQALVTLVHVVNLPQFDDFYVDQDNMSIALDIAQQIVDQQADIGRGLGAQVNTAVLTGNSPEKEILNFARSEGVDLIILGSNIRPISGRVFFGHRVDTLLRQASCPVAVVSSS, from the coding sequence GTGGAAGCCGCATTGCACTCATTTTTATATTTTGCCGCTGCGACCGCCCAGAGCGGTCCGATCAAGCCCCTGGGTCACCACGAGGTGCTGCTGCTGCTGTTACAACTGGCCTTGCTGCTGTTTGCGGCGCGGGGCCTGGGCGAACTGATGCGCCGCATCGATTTGCCGCCGGTGGTGGGCGAATTGCTCGCGGGGGTCGTACTCGGGCCGTCGGTCTTTGGCTTTCTGCTACCGGCACTCCAATCGGAAATCTTTCCCAAAAGTCAAATCCAGTCGGATCTCATCTCGGTCGTCTCCTGGTTGGGGGTGCTGTTCTTGTTGATTGCCACAGGGCTTGAGACCGACCTCAACTTGATCGTGAGTAAAGGCAAGACAGCGCTACTCATCTCACTGGGGGGAATCGTTGTCCCTTTTGCCACCGGCTTCGGTCTCGGCATGCTGCTGCCAGAGAATTTTCTGGCGCAGCCCTCCGAGCGGTTTGTTTTTAGCTTGTTTATTGCCACGGCGATGAGCATCTCGGCCATTCCGGTGATCGCCAAGGTGCTGATGGACCTCAAGCTCATCCGCCGCGACATCGGCCAGGTGACCCTCGCGGCAGGCATGACCGACGATACGATCGGCTGGATTTTGCTCTCCGTGGTGGCCGGTCTGGCCAGCAGCGGCAAGCTCGACCTCACCGCCGCCTTGAGTTCGATTGGGGGGGCGGTAATCTTCCTGGGCGTCGCCTTTACGATCGGCCGCACCCTGGTGGCCCAGCTGTTGCGGCTGGTGGACGACTGGATTGGCGGGGTGCCTGCTCAGCTGACGATCGTGCTGGTCGTCGCCCTCGCGGCGGCGGCCCTCACCCACCAGTTGGGCATCGAAGCGGCCCTCGGCGCCTTTGTCACCGGCATCCTGGTGGGCCAGGCGCCGCGCTTCAGCCGTGAGGCCGGACACACCCTTGAAGTGTTCACCGCCGCTTTTCTCGCACCCATCTTCTTCGCGGTCGCTGGTTTAAAAGTAAATCTGCTTCAGCTTCTTGAGCCGCAGACGTTGCTGATTGGGGCGCTGGTGCTGTTTATTGCCTGCTTCGGCAAGTTCGTGGGCGTCTACATTGGCGCGCGTGTGGGCGGGCTCGGCCACTGGGAGGGGCTGGCCCTCGGTTCCGGCATGAATGCCCGGGGGGCGATGGAGATCATCGTCGCCACCATCGGTCTGTCGCTGGGTGTCCTCAACCAGCAGATGTATTCGATCATCGTCATGGTGGCGATTGTCACCTCGCTGATGGCACCGCCCCTGCTGCGTTGGACGCTCTCGAAGGTCAAGATGGGCGACGAGGAAGCCCGCCGTCTGCAGATGGAGGAGATGGCGAGCCGCAGTTTTGTCAAAAGCGTCCGCCGGGTGCTGTTGCCCACCCGCGGCGGCGCCAACGTGCAGCTTGCGGCCCAACTGGTGAGCCACATGGCCCAGCAGAATGAGCTTGAAGTGACCGCCCTTTTCGCCGAGTGCGGGGATCGGCCTGTGGGGGGCAAAAGCCGCGCCGCCGTCGTCGCCCCGGAATCGAGTGCCGAGACCGCCTTTGCAGCGGTGGCCGACGAGATGAGCCTGCCCAAGGCGCTACAGACGCGGGTCGAATCGGGCCGCGACCCGGCCGAGGTGATCCTGCGCGAGGCGGCCAAAGGCTACAACCTGCTGGTGATGGGGGCCACCGAGCAACGCTTCGCCGACGGCACGCTCTTTAACTCGATCGTGGACCGGGTGGTGCAGGAGGCTCCCTGCGCAACGATGGTGGTCAAATCCCACCTGCCCCAGCCCGAAGGCGATCACTGCACCATTGCCCTGCAGGAGATCCGCCACATCCTGGTGCCCACGATCGGCACCGAGTACAGCAAACACGCGGTCGAGGTGGCAAGCACCATCGCCGCCCAGACCCAAGCGCTCGTCACCCTGGTGCACGTGGTCAACCTGCCGCAGTTCGACGATTTTTATGTCGATCAGGACAACATGAGCATTGCCCTCGACATCGCCCAGCAAATCGTCGATCAGCAGGCCGACATCGGCCGCGGCCTCGGTGCCCAGGTGAATACAGCGGTGCTCACCGGCAACAGTCCTGAAAAAGAGATCCTGAACTTCGCCCGCAGCGAAGGGGTGGATCTGATTATCCTGGGCAGCAACATCCGGCCGATCTCGGGGCGGGTCTTCTTCGGCCACCGCGTCGATACCCTCCTGCGCCAGGCCAGTTGCCCGGTGGCGGTGGTCAGTTCCAGCTGA
- a CDS encoding ATP phosphoribosyltransferase regulatory subunit translates to MYQPPTGVRDLLPLDVSQKLWIEQRLQRVFSRWDYQRIITPTLERMETLQASGSIDLQAILQLRDAEGVSLGLRPDPTPSLARAVATRLADTPWPVRLSYQMNVFRSTTQPQEFYQAGVELIGAGGALADAEVLLVLADCLAELAPPDWTLILGAVAFTRSWLAQVAEPARHRLRRAMAELDRVAILAEAGIDEAVRSQLLLLFDLRGAPEMVLSKASSLPMSDAQRAELAELETLTGWLGGRSVPVVLDLSLVEAFDYYTGLIFEVSAGGRLIGRGGRYDHLLGSYGKPAPGAGFALNLEALQQVLLPTGRLPGRTAGGGFLVVPDGPEAWEAALAEADKLRRAPGERVEIELLGRTGAEAIAHGRALGAAVVRWVHADGSTTDCDLTIA, encoded by the coding sequence ATGTACCAACCGCCGACCGGGGTGCGCGACTTGCTGCCCCTCGACGTCTCGCAAAAGCTCTGGATCGAACAGCGTTTGCAGCGGGTGTTCAGCCGCTGGGACTACCAGCGGATCATCACTCCCACACTCGAACGGATGGAGACGCTGCAGGCGAGCGGTTCGATCGACCTGCAGGCAATTTTGCAGCTGCGCGACGCCGAGGGGGTGTCCCTGGGCCTCAGGCCCGACCCGACCCCGTCGCTGGCGCGGGCGGTGGCCACGCGCCTTGCCGATACGCCCTGGCCGGTGCGGTTGTCCTACCAGATGAACGTCTTTCGCAGCACCACGCAGCCGCAGGAGTTTTACCAGGCCGGGGTGGAATTGATCGGCGCGGGTGGGGCGCTCGCCGACGCCGAGGTGCTCCTGGTCCTCGCCGATTGCCTTGCGGAATTGGCCCCGCCGGACTGGACGCTGATTTTGGGTGCGGTCGCGTTTACCCGCTCGTGGCTTGCCCAGGTGGCCGAACCTGCCCGACACCGGCTGCGCCGGGCGATGGCCGAACTCGACCGCGTGGCGATTCTTGCTGAAGCGGGCATCGACGAGGCGGTCAGATCCCAGTTGCTGCTGCTGTTTGACCTGCGCGGCGCACCGGAGATGGTGCTCAGCAAGGCGTCCTCGCTGCCGATGAGTGACGCCCAGCGCGCGGAACTCGCCGAACTGGAGACGCTCACCGGCTGGCTGGGGGGCCGCTCGGTGCCGGTGGTGCTCGATTTGAGCCTGGTCGAAGCATTCGATTACTACACGGGCCTGATTTTTGAGGTGAGCGCCGGGGGGCGGCTGATTGGCCGTGGAGGCCGCTACGACCATCTGCTCGGTTCCTACGGCAAGCCGGCGCCCGGGGCGGGCTTTGCCCTCAACCTCGAAGCGCTCCAGCAGGTGCTCTTGCCCACCGGCCGCTTGCCGGGCCGCACGGCGGGGGGTGGCTTTCTGGTGGTGCCCGACGGGCCGGAGGCCTGGGAGGCGGCCCTGGCCGAGGCGGACAAGCTGCGCCGCGCTCCCGGCGAGCGGGTGGAGATTGAACTGTTGGGCCGCACCGGTGCGGAGGCAATCGCCCACGGCCGGGCTCTGGGTGCGGCCGTCGTGCGCTGGGTTCACGCCGACGGTAGTACCACCGATTGCGATCTGACGATTGCCTGA
- a CDS encoding serine hydrolase, translating to MTPVERWGRRIALFAVLAGLAGTAAVVAFPGLRPSFLAFAPSAPLDEQVLPEAIVTPDLLPLPALDKRERLESLESAMVKLTEQPRLRAGFLFVEPASGRYVAMADTESFSAASVIKVPVLVEFLRQVDSGQLKLDDTLTLRQEHKGGGSGWMQYLPNGKRMSAYNVARLMIVRSDNTATNMIIDLVGGADYLNAQFGRWGLRTTRINAPLPDLEGTNTTSPADMALLLTELERGRLVSTRMRTQGYELMGRTRTGSLLPVGLGPGAKILHKTGDIGKMVGDAAVVTMPDGRRYVAVALVERPHNDRRANQLIAKLSQKFYYVFLAPPAQTVPART from the coding sequence ATGACACCGGTCGAGCGCTGGGGGCGGCGCATCGCGCTATTTGCCGTTCTGGCGGGGTTGGCGGGGACCGCGGCGGTGGTGGCTTTTCCGGGGCTGCGCCCCAGTTTTTTGGCCTTCGCTCCAAGTGCACCGCTCGACGAGCAGGTGCTCCCCGAGGCGATCGTCACCCCCGACCTGCTGCCCCTGCCCGCACTGGACAAGCGCGAGCGCCTCGAAAGCCTGGAATCGGCGATGGTCAAACTGACCGAACAACCCCGCTTGCGAGCCGGTTTTTTGTTCGTAGAACCCGCCAGCGGTCGCTACGTGGCGATGGCGGACACCGAGAGCTTCAGCGCCGCGAGCGTCATCAAAGTGCCGGTGCTGGTCGAATTTTTGCGCCAGGTCGATAGCGGTCAGCTCAAGCTCGACGACACGCTCACCCTGCGGCAGGAGCACAAAGGCGGCGGCTCCGGCTGGATGCAGTACCTGCCCAACGGCAAGCGCATGAGCGCATACAACGTCGCCCGATTGATGATCGTGCGCAGCGACAACACCGCCACCAACATGATCATCGACCTGGTGGGCGGGGCCGACTACCTCAACGCCCAATTCGGCCGCTGGGGCCTGCGCACCACCCGCATCAACGCGCCGCTGCCGGATCTCGAAGGCACCAACACCACCAGCCCGGCGGACATGGCGCTGTTGCTCACCGAGCTGGAGCGGGGCCGGTTGGTCTCCACCCGGATGCGCACCCAGGGCTACGAACTGATGGGCCGTACCCGCACCGGGTCGCTGTTGCCGGTGGGTCTCGGCCCGGGGGCCAAGATCCTGCACAAGACCGGCGACATCGGCAAGATGGTCGGTGACGCCGCCGTGGTCACCATGCCCGACGGGCGGCGCTACGTGGCAGTAGCCCTGGTGGAGCGCCCCCACAACGACCGGCGCGCCAACCAGCTCATCGCCAAACTCTCGCAGAAGTTCTACTACGTGTTTCTGGCCCCTCCTGCGCAGACAGTGCCGGCCAGAACGTGA
- a CDS encoding SpoIID/LytB domain-containing protein: MAASGMLLSAPAQAIDLRVAVEEEVVAVTIGSSVEARLVDERGQTLGMLPAMQPLTMAAAGSQVQALNVRVGRIRVVPSRPEGLVFIGDRWFRGAAEAFAAEGRLTALNLVDLEAYLYGVVGAEMVASWPEEALKAQAIAARTYALFHWGRRQNQTHDIGDTVQWQVYRGAQYETDSVRRAVEATAGQVITFQGNVINAMYHSHSGGRTEDIKVYGEEDKPYLRTVEDFDQAAPYWKWQQVIPTVNLRKTFGLEAVGELLDVKVLERSTSGRILAVQFVGSKGSQLLKGTDVRLKLGLRSNFFEITPVGGSGQGPVTALTFDGRGFGHGLGMSQWGARALAALGWNCSRILKHYYQGVTLQKQIF; the protein is encoded by the coding sequence GTGGCAGCCTCAGGTATGCTGCTGTCCGCCCCGGCCCAGGCTATCGATCTGCGCGTGGCGGTCGAAGAAGAAGTCGTCGCCGTCACCATCGGCAGTTCGGTGGAAGCACGGCTGGTCGACGAGCGCGGCCAGACCCTTGGCATGCTCCCGGCGATGCAGCCTTTGACCATGGCCGCGGCAGGCAGCCAGGTGCAGGCGCTCAACGTGCGCGTGGGCCGCATCCGTGTGGTGCCGAGCAGGCCCGAGGGGCTGGTCTTCATCGGCGACCGCTGGTTTCGCGGTGCTGCCGAGGCGTTTGCTGCCGAGGGTCGGCTCACCGCCCTCAATCTGGTGGACCTCGAAGCGTATCTTTACGGTGTCGTGGGGGCGGAGATGGTGGCCAGCTGGCCGGAGGAAGCCCTCAAGGCCCAGGCGATCGCCGCGCGCACCTACGCCCTTTTTCACTGGGGCCGCCGCCAGAACCAAACCCACGACATCGGCGATACGGTGCAATGGCAGGTCTACCGCGGGGCGCAGTACGAGACCGACTCGGTGCGCCGGGCGGTGGAGGCTACCGCCGGGCAGGTAATCACCTTCCAGGGCAATGTGATCAACGCCATGTACCACAGCCACTCCGGTGGCCGCACCGAAGACATCAAAGTTTACGGCGAAGAGGACAAGCCCTACCTGCGCACGGTCGAAGATTTTGACCAGGCCGCCCCCTACTGGAAGTGGCAGCAGGTGATCCCAACTGTCAATCTGCGCAAAACCTTTGGCCTCGAGGCGGTGGGCGAGCTGCTCGATGTCAAAGTGCTCGAGCGCAGCACCAGCGGCCGGATCCTGGCGGTGCAGTTTGTGGGCAGTAAAGGCAGCCAACTGCTCAAAGGCACCGACGTGCGCCTCAAGCTCGGCCTGCGCAGCAATTTCTTTGAGATCACCCCTGTGGGCGGTTCGGGTCAAGGACCGGTGACCGCCCTCACCTTCGACGGACGCGGCTTCGGCCACGGCCTCGGCATGAGCCAGTGGGGGGCGCGCGCCCTCGCGGCTTTGGGTTGGAATTGCTCCCGCATCCTCAAGCACTACTACCAGGGCGTCACCCTGCAGAAGCAAATTTTCTAG